In a genomic window of Shouchella clausii:
- a CDS encoding ferritin-like domain-containing protein, which yields MFKKRAAPSFSGPPPTPSAGPVTRGASSPTVSKEQRAELQQFLQLAYQSVLEYEQLRSQAPTQHLASLIDATIEEEKSHYQTLLHAYKQLSGKDPTITEPTLPRNDYIPALKAAFEKEQAAAYTFEQAARFTTNPALKEVYASLARDEQRHALWLLSFLTIYSTGGVSH from the coding sequence ATGTTTAAAAAACGGGCCGCTCCCTCTTTCTCGGGCCCTCCACCTACTCCATCTGCTGGCCCAGTGACGCGGGGAGCAAGTTCGCCAACTGTATCCAAAGAGCAGCGGGCTGAATTGCAGCAATTTCTCCAGCTAGCATACCAATCCGTACTAGAATATGAACAACTTCGCAGCCAAGCGCCTACGCAACACTTAGCTTCTCTCATTGATGCAACGATTGAAGAAGAAAAAAGTCATTATCAAACACTGCTCCATGCTTATAAGCAATTAAGCGGCAAAGACCCTACTATTACCGAACCTACTTTACCTCGAAACGACTATATCCCTGCTTTAAAAGCAGCGTTTGAAAAAGAACAAGCTGCGGCTTATACGTTTGAACAGGCAGCTCGCTTTACGACTAACCCTGCTTTGAAAGAAGTGTATGCTTCTCTTGCTCGTGATGAGCAGCGACATGCCTTATGGCTGCTTTCTTTCTTAACGATCTACAGTACTGGCGGAGTTTCCCATTAA
- the fdhD gene encoding formate dehydrogenase accessory sulfurtransferase FdhD: MEKNIQTSRQIWRFQAGEPVRIDDSIAREQPVTLKINGEEFATLVCTPTYLEEMAIGFLVSEGLIRAYEEVKTIWIDDRQGFIHIELVRPIDRLHQHLQTKRYMGSCCGMSRQGFVFASDAKTAKKVPTRDVKLNAGDCFRLMAELQENARTFRQTGGVHNAALATKDGLLLMREDVGRHNALDKLYGHCLQNGLSLQGKLVVFSGRLSAEIILKVAKIGCELVLSKSAPTDRALQIAEELDITTVGFIRNRSMNVYTVPERIELKS, encoded by the coding sequence ATGGAAAAAAACATACAAACATCAAGACAAATATGGCGTTTTCAGGCAGGAGAGCCAGTGCGGATAGACGATTCCATTGCGAGGGAACAGCCTGTAACGCTGAAAATTAACGGTGAGGAGTTTGCTACGCTTGTTTGTACGCCAACATATTTGGAAGAAATGGCCATTGGATTTCTAGTTTCCGAAGGCCTTATCCGAGCGTATGAGGAAGTAAAGACGATATGGATCGATGATAGGCAAGGGTTTATCCATATTGAACTAGTGCGGCCAATAGATCGCTTGCACCAGCACTTGCAAACAAAACGGTATATGGGATCATGCTGTGGGATGAGCAGGCAAGGGTTCGTCTTTGCGTCCGATGCCAAGACAGCGAAGAAAGTGCCAACAAGAGATGTAAAGCTAAATGCTGGCGATTGTTTCCGGTTAATGGCGGAGCTCCAGGAGAATGCACGTACATTTCGGCAAACTGGCGGTGTCCACAATGCAGCATTGGCGACGAAGGATGGTCTGCTTCTCATGCGGGAAGACGTTGGCCGCCACAATGCATTAGATAAACTCTATGGCCATTGTTTGCAGAACGGTCTTTCTTTGCAAGGCAAATTAGTGGTTTTTAGCGGCCGGCTGTCAGCGGAAATTATTCTTAAAGTGGCTAAAATCGGTTGTGAGCTAGTTTTGTCCAAATCAGCCCCAACCGATAGGGCGCTGCAAATTGCCGAGGAATTGGACATTACAACTGTCGGTTTTATCCGCAATCGCTCGATGAACGTCTATACGGTGCCAGAACGAATCGAGCTAAAAAGCTAG
- a CDS encoding DUF1641 domain-containing protein has product MAKATTVIRKLEIDPAEKRQNDLKELENAFLDNKEAIESAIKLLGRIHEKGALDIAHGAIGQSDKILERIVIALDHPNVTQSLKNMLLLVEALGTVKMADLEPIVYKINSSIEKVADYEHVEGQGGGFAGLLRALKDEQVIEGMNVLLAVVKGLGINQEDIEENQTMHERSEPVTRRNAPKRQPAQGKWYMLAAGALACALPLIWKRK; this is encoded by the coding sequence ATGGCTAAGGCGACGACGGTCATCCGTAAGCTTGAAATAGACCCAGCAGAAAAGCGCCAAAACGATTTAAAAGAGCTGGAAAATGCTTTTTTAGACAACAAGGAGGCGATCGAGTCCGCAATAAAGCTCCTTGGCCGTATCCACGAAAAGGGGGCGCTTGATATCGCCCACGGCGCGATAGGCCAAAGCGATAAAATATTGGAGCGAATTGTAATAGCACTTGATCATCCAAATGTGACACAGTCGCTTAAGAACATGTTATTACTCGTTGAAGCATTAGGTACAGTGAAAATGGCGGATTTGGAACCAATTGTTTATAAAATCAACTCAAGCATTGAAAAAGTCGCCGATTATGAACACGTTGAGGGCCAAGGTGGAGGCTTTGCCGGTTTGCTCCGCGCGTTGAAAGACGAGCAAGTGATCGAAGGAATGAATGTGCTGCTTGCGGTCGTAAAAGGATTGGGCATCAATCAGGAAGACATAGAAGAAAACCAAACGATGCACGAGCGTTCCGAACCTGTTACTCGTCGGAATGCACCAAAGCGCCAACCAGCACAAGGAAAGTGGTACATGTTAGCGGCAGGCGCTCTTGCTTGCGCGCTTCCGCTTATATGGAAAAGGAAATAA
- the fdhF gene encoding formate dehydrogenase subunit alpha — protein MEGGIKIGQFEVTLNGKKETVTKPRSILTFLAEKKVEVPSLCYHPSLGAIETCDTCIVEVNGEFVRSCSTDIKPGDTINTKNAGVHEAQFIAMDRILGNHELYCTVCDYNNGNCEIHNAVKEMKMTHQETEHSSKKAEVQRNAFYRYDPDQCILCGRCVEACQDVQVTETLSIDWSLERPRVIWDKHSPIDESSCVNCGHCSTVCPCNAMMEVGMEGEAGYLTAIKENSMRPMINITKNVETGYQSLMAVSDVEAIMREERINKTKTVCTYCGVGCSFDVWTKGRQILKVEPQPEAPANGISTCVKGKFGWDFVNSEERLTKPLIREGDGFRETNWEEALDVIARKFKEAIDQNGPDSLAFISSSKCTNEESYLMQKLARAVVGTNNIDNCSRYCQSPATKGLWRTVGYGGDSGGIEDIAKAGLVISIGSNTTESHPVLATRVKRAQKLHGQKVIVADIRKHELAERADVFIKPAPGSDLVWLSAVTKYIIDQGWHDEAFLRKHVNNVETFIDSLALYTLDYAEKATNLSKEEMIAVATAIHEADTTCVLWAMGVTQHGGGSDTSTAISNLLLVTGNYMKPGAGAYPLRGHNNVQGASDFGSMPDRFPGYQFVSDDEVRQRYEQKWGVKIPAEPGLNNHEMVDAIHEGKLNILYLKGEDMGIVDSNANYVQAAFEKLDFFVVQDVFFSKTAQFADVVLPASPSLEKEGTFTNTERRVQRLYQVLEPLGDSRPDWMIIRDIANRLGAAWSYKHPSEIMDEAASLAPLFAGVRYDRLEGYNSLQWPVAEDGTDTPLLFKDKFPLPEGKARLYPVTWTKPLEFGDEYDIHVNNGRLLEHFHEGNLTYKSKAISGKTPEVFLEVSKELAKDRGITDGTKVRLTSPYGSVKVRCIVTERVAGKEVYLPMNTSGEGAINYLTSSHSDKDTDTPAYKEVAAKMEVLEPQGKNPLPKTNHRYGDPQPQIGVRVQEKWARKDYVFPGDVVKERRAQTNG, from the coding sequence ATAGAGGGGGGAATAAAAATTGGCCAGTTCGAAGTTACGTTGAATGGGAAAAAGGAAACGGTTACAAAGCCACGCTCCATCTTAACTTTCCTGGCGGAGAAAAAAGTGGAAGTGCCTAGCCTGTGCTATCATCCAAGTTTAGGGGCGATCGAAACATGTGACACTTGTATTGTAGAAGTAAACGGCGAATTCGTCCGCTCATGCTCGACAGATATCAAGCCTGGCGACACGATCAATACAAAAAACGCTGGTGTGCATGAGGCTCAATTTATCGCAATGGACCGCATTCTTGGCAATCACGAACTATATTGTACGGTATGCGATTACAATAACGGCAACTGCGAGATACATAATGCGGTCAAAGAAATGAAGATGACCCACCAGGAAACGGAACATTCTTCAAAAAAGGCAGAGGTACAGCGTAACGCGTTTTATCGCTATGATCCTGACCAGTGCATATTATGCGGGCGCTGTGTTGAAGCATGCCAAGACGTGCAAGTAACGGAAACGCTATCGATTGATTGGAGTTTGGAACGGCCGCGCGTTATTTGGGACAAGCACTCACCTATTGACGAATCATCTTGTGTCAACTGTGGACACTGTTCAACCGTATGTCCTTGCAATGCAATGATGGAGGTTGGCATGGAAGGTGAGGCAGGGTATTTAACAGCGATTAAGGAAAATTCAATGCGGCCGATGATTAACATTACAAAGAATGTAGAAACAGGCTATCAATCATTAATGGCTGTTTCCGACGTAGAAGCGATTATGCGAGAAGAGCGGATCAATAAAACAAAGACTGTTTGCACGTACTGTGGCGTAGGTTGTTCGTTCGATGTGTGGACAAAAGGGAGACAGATTTTAAAAGTCGAACCACAGCCTGAAGCGCCGGCAAATGGCATTTCTACTTGTGTCAAAGGCAAATTCGGCTGGGATTTTGTCAACAGTGAAGAGCGACTGACAAAACCATTGATTCGTGAAGGGGACGGATTCAGAGAAACGAATTGGGAAGAGGCGCTCGACGTTATTGCTCGTAAATTTAAGGAAGCGATCGATCAGAACGGACCTGATTCACTCGCCTTTATTTCTTCATCCAAATGCACGAACGAAGAATCGTATTTGATGCAAAAATTGGCCAGAGCTGTAGTTGGCACGAATAACATTGATAATTGTTCCCGCTATTGCCAGTCTCCAGCGACGAAAGGATTGTGGCGCACTGTCGGTTACGGTGGCGATTCAGGGGGAATTGAAGACATCGCAAAAGCAGGTTTGGTTATTTCAATTGGTTCCAATACAACAGAATCACATCCGGTCTTGGCAACACGGGTGAAACGAGCGCAAAAGCTACATGGGCAAAAAGTGATTGTCGCCGACATTCGCAAGCATGAGCTTGCTGAACGTGCTGATGTATTTATTAAGCCTGCACCAGGCAGCGACCTCGTTTGGCTGTCGGCTGTGACGAAATACATCATTGACCAAGGTTGGCACGATGAAGCGTTTTTGCGAAAGCATGTCAACAATGTAGAAACATTTATTGACAGTTTAGCCTTATATACTCTTGATTACGCCGAAAAAGCAACAAATTTGTCAAAAGAAGAAATGATTGCGGTTGCTACAGCCATCCATGAGGCTGATACAACCTGCGTTCTCTGGGCAATGGGCGTTACCCAACATGGCGGCGGAAGCGATACGAGCACAGCCATTTCAAACTTACTTCTTGTTACAGGCAACTACATGAAGCCAGGCGCAGGCGCTTACCCGCTGCGAGGCCATAACAACGTCCAAGGTGCTAGTGATTTCGGCAGCATGCCTGATCGGTTCCCTGGCTACCAATTTGTTAGCGATGATGAGGTGCGCCAGCGCTATGAACAAAAATGGGGTGTTAAAATCCCAGCAGAACCTGGCTTGAATAACCATGAAATGGTCGACGCGATCCATGAAGGGAAGTTGAATATCCTCTATTTAAAAGGCGAGGACATGGGCATAGTCGATTCAAATGCCAACTATGTGCAAGCTGCTTTTGAAAAGCTGGACTTTTTTGTTGTCCAAGACGTTTTCTTTTCGAAAACGGCCCAATTCGCCGATGTCGTCTTGCCAGCAAGCCCGAGTCTTGAAAAAGAAGGGACATTTACGAATACGGAGCGGCGTGTGCAAAGGCTATATCAAGTCCTTGAACCACTTGGCGATTCTCGCCCTGACTGGATGATTATCCGAGACATTGCCAATCGGCTTGGGGCCGCTTGGTCGTATAAACATCCATCTGAGATTATGGATGAGGCAGCATCGCTAGCGCCATTGTTTGCTGGCGTACGCTACGACCGCCTTGAAGGCTACAACAGCTTGCAATGGCCAGTTGCAGAAGATGGCACAGATACACCTTTGCTGTTTAAAGACAAATTCCCGCTGCCAGAAGGAAAAGCCCGCCTATATCCTGTTACATGGACGAAACCGCTTGAATTCGGGGATGAATATGACATTCACGTTAACAATGGAAGGTTGCTTGAACATTTCCATGAAGGCAATCTGACGTATAAATCGAAAGCGATCAGCGGAAAAACGCCAGAAGTATTTTTAGAAGTATCGAAGGAACTTGCTAAAGACCGGGGCATTACGGACGGAACAAAAGTACGGCTTACATCGCCATATGGCAGCGTGAAAGTAAGGTGCATTGTCACTGAACGAGTCGCAGGAAAAGAAGTCTATTTGCCGATGAACACGAGCGGAGAGGGAGCAATCAATTATTTGACAAGCTCTCATTCAGACAAAGACACCGACACGCCTGCTTATAAAGAAGTCGCTGCTAAAATGGAAGTGTTAGAGCCACAAGGCAAAAACCCACTTCCAAAGACGAACCACCGCTATGGCGATCCTCAGCCACAAATAGGCGTGCGCGTTCAAGAAAAGTGGGCCCGAAAGGATTATGTGTTTCCTGGCGATGTAGTAAAGGAAAGGAGAGCGCAGACCAATGGCTAA
- a CDS encoding formate/nitrite transporter family protein: MYNNTLAKLDSQAKQKHGLFDSSPLRYFLAAMLAGAYVGVGSIVLFSVGDPFYQVSSPFLSVVTGATFGLALALVLWAGSELFTGNHLIFTASSLSGTTTWKQTASIWGWSFVGNLVGALLLSYLVFLTGIFADAGANHYMVSLAADKMNAPLHELLFRGILCNWIVCLAIWTSLRAEGDIAKLFLIFVLIFAFIASGFEHSVANMSLLGMALFHGGSDMVTISGFFYNLIPVTIGNVIGGALFVAGAYVAISQKKNESSRKQVDKKSG, encoded by the coding sequence ATGTATAACAACACACTGGCCAAGCTAGACTCTCAAGCGAAACAGAAACACGGGCTGTTCGACTCTTCTCCTCTGCGCTATTTTCTCGCTGCCATGCTTGCCGGTGCTTATGTCGGAGTCGGCTCGATCGTGCTTTTTTCTGTCGGCGATCCGTTCTATCAAGTTAGCTCACCATTTTTATCTGTCGTGACTGGCGCTACGTTTGGACTCGCCTTAGCGCTCGTGCTCTGGGCTGGCTCCGAACTTTTCACAGGCAACCATTTAATTTTTACTGCCAGCTCATTAAGTGGCACCACTACTTGGAAACAAACGGCCTCAATTTGGGGTTGGAGCTTCGTAGGCAATTTAGTCGGTGCACTGCTGCTCTCGTACCTCGTCTTCCTTACTGGCATTTTTGCTGATGCTGGCGCCAATCATTACATGGTGTCTCTCGCGGCCGATAAGATGAACGCGCCTCTACATGAGTTGTTATTCAGAGGCATTCTCTGCAATTGGATCGTTTGCCTCGCGATTTGGACTTCCCTCCGAGCGGAAGGCGATATTGCCAAACTTTTTCTCATTTTTGTGCTCATTTTTGCCTTTATTGCATCTGGTTTCGAACATAGTGTAGCCAACATGTCTCTTCTTGGTATGGCCCTGTTCCATGGCGGCAGTGATATGGTCACAATTAGCGGATTTTTTTATAATTTGATTCCTGTTACGATCGGCAATGTCATTGGCGGCGCTCTGTTTGTCGCTGGTGCTTATGTAGCCATTAGCCAAAAAAAGAATGAGTCATCGCGCAAACAAGTCGACAAAAAAAGCGGTTAA
- the moaD gene encoding molybdopterin converting factor subunit 1, with translation MIKVLFFAGLAEQAGRAEIEVNFAGTVEELTEWAIDMHKLSPDSLNGAMVAVNEEFASQSTELTAGDVVAFIPPVSGG, from the coding sequence ATGATTAAAGTTCTTTTTTTTGCCGGGCTAGCCGAACAAGCGGGCCGGGCAGAAATAGAAGTTAATTTTGCTGGGACAGTAGAAGAATTGACAGAGTGGGCCATCGACATGCATAAGCTTTCCCCTGATTCGCTCAACGGAGCGATGGTTGCAGTAAACGAAGAGTTTGCGAGCCAATCGACTGAGCTGACGGCAGGGGATGTCGTGGCTTTTATCCCACCTGTAAGCGGCGGTTAA
- a CDS encoding molybdenum cofactor biosynthesis protein MoaE has protein sequence MFQLTNKPIDVQQVINQVTDRNCGAIATFIGTVREFTNGKKTVRLEYIAYESMAEKMLKRIGAEINERWPGTNVAIVHRLGVLDISEAAVVIAVSSPHRQAAYEANAYAMERIKAMVPIWKKEIWEDGSSWIGDQLETKRYT, from the coding sequence GTGTTTCAGTTAACCAATAAACCGATTGATGTCCAACAGGTAATCAACCAAGTGACCGATAGAAACTGCGGAGCGATTGCCACTTTTATCGGCACTGTCCGTGAGTTTACCAATGGCAAAAAAACAGTGCGTCTGGAATACATCGCTTATGAATCAATGGCTGAAAAAATGCTGAAACGGATTGGCGCTGAAATAAACGAAAGGTGGCCAGGGACAAATGTAGCGATTGTACACAGGCTCGGCGTTCTCGACATTTCTGAAGCAGCGGTCGTGATCGCCGTCAGTTCACCACACCGACAAGCCGCGTATGAGGCTAATGCATACGCAATGGAACGGATAAAAGCGATGGTGCCAATATGGAAAAAAGAAATTTGGGAAGACGGCAGTTCGTGGATTGGCGACCAGCTTGAAACCAAACGGTATACATAG
- the mobB gene encoding molybdopterin-guanine dinucleotide biosynthesis protein B, with product MGKRCRIFQVVGYKNAGKTTLMEQLIAVLRNEGMVVSCLKHHGHGGAPTGSTDSDRFLLAGADGSSVEGDGVLKIVSKKREWTLAQLLQLQVLIDQPDVILVEGWKNAPYPKVVLLRDDSDQSLLELDHVQCAIDWGHNKEKRAFPVFGIDERQRYMSYMKKQILESGAYF from the coding sequence GTGGGGAAGCGTTGCCGTATCTTCCAAGTCGTAGGCTACAAAAATGCTGGCAAAACGACATTAATGGAGCAATTGATAGCGGTCCTTCGCAATGAAGGGATGGTAGTATCTTGCCTGAAGCACCATGGCCATGGGGGAGCGCCTACAGGCAGCACAGACAGTGACCGGTTTCTTCTTGCCGGAGCCGATGGGAGCTCGGTCGAGGGAGATGGCGTGTTAAAAATCGTTTCGAAAAAGCGGGAATGGACGCTTGCGCAATTGTTACAGCTTCAAGTGCTTATCGATCAACCAGACGTCATTTTAGTAGAAGGATGGAAAAACGCTCCGTACCCAAAAGTCGTCTTGCTGCGCGATGACAGCGACCAGTCCCTTCTCGAGTTGGACCATGTACAGTGCGCCATCGATTGGGGCCATAACAAGGAAAAGAGGGCGTTTCCTGTTTTTGGCATCGATGAACGGCAACGCTATATGTCATACATGAAAAAGCAAATTCTAGAAAGCGGGGCTTATTTTTAG
- a CDS encoding molybdopterin molybdotransferase MoeA, with the protein MVERRLPIPIEEAVKRVLQEMDVPVRTESVPLLDAMQRFLAADLVADHDVPPFDRSPYDGYALRSFDTAQASRSNPVRLKTVGEIGAGTVFAGDVKAGETVRIMTGAKIPNGCDAVAMLEVVKEESDGYITVVRPFAANTNISFQGEDTRKGTPLVKKGSYVHPGVAALLATFGYNYVPVGVQPTVGILSTGSELLEVGEPLTPGKIRNSNAYMIAAQVRQAGGQPVMYGQLPDDLKLCEQAVRNMLEEVDIVITTGGASVGDFDLVPQLIKKLGAKQIFNKVAMRPGSVTTAAHVGGKPFFGLSGNPGACFVGCELFVRPLIRRSLQAQNIHLKKSKAILAVDFPKPNPFTRLVRGILSEEDGVHKVAPSGLDKSGSVISLAEADVLMMLSGGTRGYQSGMEVDILLLGEQQGSEWPWGSVAVSSKS; encoded by the coding sequence ATGGTAGAGCGAAGATTGCCGATTCCAATCGAAGAGGCAGTAAAGCGTGTATTGCAAGAAATGGATGTCCCTGTCCGTACAGAGTCAGTCCCTCTTTTAGATGCCATGCAACGTTTTTTGGCTGCTGATCTTGTTGCGGACCACGACGTCCCTCCTTTTGACCGTTCGCCTTACGACGGCTACGCGCTTCGTTCGTTTGATACGGCGCAAGCAAGCCGATCAAACCCAGTGCGTTTAAAAACAGTTGGTGAAATCGGTGCGGGGACTGTCTTTGCAGGAGATGTGAAAGCAGGGGAAACGGTGCGCATTATGACAGGGGCAAAGATTCCGAACGGCTGTGATGCCGTAGCGATGCTTGAAGTCGTTAAAGAAGAGAGCGATGGCTACATCACCGTTGTCCGCCCTTTTGCAGCGAACACGAATATTTCGTTTCAAGGAGAAGACACACGAAAGGGAACACCCCTTGTAAAAAAAGGCAGCTATGTCCATCCTGGCGTCGCCGCTTTGCTGGCGACGTTCGGATACAATTACGTGCCGGTGGGCGTTCAGCCAACCGTTGGCATTTTGTCGACGGGGAGCGAACTGCTGGAAGTCGGCGAACCGCTAACGCCTGGGAAAATCCGTAACAGCAATGCGTACATGATTGCAGCCCAAGTAAGGCAAGCAGGTGGACAACCTGTTATGTATGGACAGCTACCAGATGATCTCAAGCTATGTGAGCAGGCAGTGCGCAACATGCTCGAAGAAGTCGATATTGTTATTACAACTGGAGGAGCTTCTGTCGGTGATTTTGATCTTGTGCCTCAACTAATTAAGAAATTAGGCGCCAAGCAAATTTTTAACAAAGTAGCAATGAGGCCAGGAAGCGTCACAACTGCGGCCCATGTTGGCGGCAAGCCGTTTTTCGGTTTGTCAGGCAATCCTGGGGCTTGTTTTGTTGGCTGCGAGTTGTTTGTCCGCCCCCTTATCCGGCGTAGCCTTCAAGCTCAAAACATTCATTTGAAAAAGAGTAAAGCAATTTTAGCGGTTGATTTTCCAAAACCGAATCCATTTACAAGATTGGTGCGCGGCATTCTTTCAGAAGAAGATGGCGTTCATAAAGTGGCGCCCTCTGGCCTCGACAAGTCAGGGTCGGTCATTTCTCTTGCCGAAGCAGATGTGTTGATGATGTTGTCTGGAGGGACGCGTGGCTATCAATCTGGCATGGAAGTGGATATATTGCTTTTAGGTGAACAACAAGGAAGTGAATGGCCGTGGGGAAGCGTTGCCGTATCTTCCAAGTCGTAG
- the moaA gene encoding GTP 3',8-cyclase MoaA, whose translation MANQRICDKLERPLQDLRISIMDRCNFRCSYCMPAEVFGPDHAFMDESELLSVDEIVRTAEQFVQLGVKKIRITGGEPLLRKEVPLLIRRLHAIEGLEDLALTTNGVMLPKLAKALKDAGLQRVNISLDALSTETFQKMSGRKTKPQAVFNGIAAAKDAGLGVKINMVVKRGANEQEVIPLARYAKELGVTLRFIEFMDVGQTNGWDFSYVVSKKELYKLVSQIAPLEPVNQAYYGEVASRYRYSGTETEVGFISSVTETFCQSCTRARLSADGKLFTCLFSENGTDLRVDLRKGISDEALQQKIRQIWAVRADRYSELRTEETAKTRKKIEMSYIGG comes from the coding sequence GTGGCGAACCAACGAATTTGTGATAAGCTAGAGCGGCCTTTGCAAGATTTACGCATCTCAATCATGGATCGCTGCAATTTCCGTTGCTCTTATTGCATGCCAGCAGAAGTGTTTGGCCCAGATCATGCTTTTATGGATGAAAGCGAGCTTCTTTCTGTTGATGAAATTGTACGCACAGCAGAGCAGTTTGTGCAGTTAGGCGTCAAAAAAATCCGCATTACAGGGGGAGAGCCGCTGCTTCGCAAAGAAGTGCCGCTTTTGATCAGGCGACTCCATGCTATAGAAGGCTTGGAAGATCTAGCGTTGACTACAAATGGCGTGATGTTGCCGAAGTTGGCGAAAGCCCTTAAAGACGCTGGATTGCAACGAGTCAATATCAGCCTAGATGCATTGTCCACGGAAACATTTCAAAAAATGAGCGGCCGTAAGACGAAGCCGCAAGCAGTGTTTAACGGTATTGCTGCTGCCAAGGATGCAGGACTCGGCGTGAAAATAAACATGGTAGTCAAACGAGGCGCAAATGAACAAGAGGTCATTCCCCTTGCACGTTATGCAAAGGAGCTTGGTGTCACATTGCGCTTTATTGAATTTATGGACGTTGGCCAAACGAATGGCTGGGATTTTTCCTATGTTGTATCGAAAAAGGAATTGTACAAGCTCGTTTCACAAATTGCGCCATTAGAACCGGTAAATCAAGCGTATTACGGGGAAGTAGCTTCCCGATATCGCTATAGCGGCACAGAGACGGAAGTTGGCTTTATTTCTTCGGTTACCGAAACGTTTTGCCAATCGTGCACTCGTGCGCGCCTATCCGCTGATGGGAAATTATTCACATGCTTATTTTCGGAAAATGGCACAGACTTGCGAGTTGATTTGCGCAAGGGAATTTCAGACGAGGCATTGCAGCAAAAAATTAGGCAAATATGGGCAGTGCGGGCTGATCGCTACTCGGAGCTTCGTACAGAAGAAACAGCAAAAACAAGAAAAAAAATTGAGATGTCTTATATTGGAGGTTAA
- a CDS encoding MogA/MoaB family molybdenum cofactor biosynthesis protein, with the protein MHHTHDVPVVKVAVLTLSDSRSEAEDKSGQTIQSLLEEHHQVVRYKLIADDADKLHETVTEWAQAVDIDAIITNGGTGLSKRDITVQTVYPLLDKEMKGFGELFRVKSYEQIGAKALLSNALAGVRENTAIFCLPGSKNAVTFAMEAFILPILSHLAGELRK; encoded by the coding sequence ATGCATCATACTCACGATGTGCCAGTCGTAAAAGTTGCCGTCCTCACACTATCAGATAGCCGCAGTGAGGCAGAAGACAAAAGCGGCCAAACCATTCAATCACTATTAGAGGAGCACCACCAAGTCGTCCGTTACAAACTAATCGCCGATGATGCAGACAAATTGCACGAGACTGTTACAGAGTGGGCACAAGCTGTTGATATTGATGCGATCATTACTAACGGCGGCACGGGGCTTAGCAAGCGCGATATCACGGTTCAAACGGTTTACCCGCTTCTTGATAAAGAAATGAAAGGTTTTGGCGAATTGTTCCGCGTTAAAAGTTACGAACAGATCGGCGCAAAGGCGCTCCTTAGCAATGCACTCGCTGGCGTACGCGAGAACACGGCCATCTTTTGCCTGCCTGGCTCAAAGAATGCTGTTACATTCGCAATGGAAGCCTTTATTTTGCCGATTTTATCTCATTTAGCTGGAGAATTGCGCAAATGA
- a CDS encoding molybdenum cofactor guanylyltransferase, translating to MNIAGLVLAGGKSSRYGSQKLFADHQGLPLVMRSFIALEQAGIDNVYAVTNSALAPAFTKIGMPVICDTTPYEGPLIALQHAIEKGSAIGHEWFQVLAGDLPYVHSAMIKQLVDEARSTPSVDIILPISGTRAQPLHALYHRRCLHYFPKLGQEEKRMRALYQIATAKHVSFSADEPAFMNINFQSDWKE from the coding sequence ATGAACATTGCCGGCCTTGTCCTTGCTGGCGGGAAATCTTCCAGGTATGGAAGCCAAAAACTATTTGCCGACCATCAAGGACTTCCCCTTGTTATGCGTAGTTTTATCGCGTTAGAACAGGCTGGCATTGACAATGTTTACGCCGTAACCAACAGTGCCCTAGCGCCTGCTTTTACCAAGATCGGAATGCCAGTCATTTGTGATACGACCCCTTACGAAGGGCCGCTCATTGCCCTTCAACACGCGATAGAAAAGGGGAGTGCTATAGGGCATGAGTGGTTCCAAGTCTTGGCTGGTGACTTACCCTATGTCCACTCAGCAATGATCAAACAGCTCGTCGATGAAGCTCGCTCTACTCCAAGCGTTGATATCATCTTGCCAATAAGCGGCACGAGAGCACAACCGCTCCATGCTCTTTACCATAGACGCTGCTTGCACTATTTTCCTAAACTCGGGCAGGAAGAAAAGCGAATGCGTGCTTTATATCAAATCGCAACGGCTAAACATGTCTCTTTTTCAGCAGATGAACCTGCATTTATGAATATTAATTTCCAGTCAGACTGGAAGGAGTGA